Proteins encoded together in one Impatiens glandulifera chromosome 1, dImpGla2.1, whole genome shotgun sequence window:
- the LOC124919520 gene encoding probable serine/threonine-protein kinase DDB_G0276461 has translation MWRLKQFMPKEQTGLEGRTIDIGNLKVHVRNAIAEGGFSCVYLARDALHGSKQYALKHIICNDDESLDLVKKEINTMKSLRGHPNIVTLCSYTILDMGRTKEALLVMEYCEKSLVNVLESRGAGYFEEKQIFIMFRDICNAVFAMHCLSPPIAHRDLKAENLLLGPDGLWKLCDFGSISTNHKRFEKPEEMGIEEDNIRKHTTPAYRAPEMWDLFRRELINEKVDIWALGCLLFRICYFKLAFDGESKLQILNGNYRVPDLPKYSTSITGLIRDLLQSSPDARPDITQVWFRVNNLLPEGLQKSLPDRTPEVNKPATEMHEGSPNNTTHKSQQPMPRRSPPPPPSSSVNTGGSGGQLGAFWVTDHAKELNITDDNSKPKFDEDQIIPKWDAFPQTVINPNVQLQEDGLSKKEFEAKHFNIMKSGKEEELEVEIEKLKKQLKQAYADKDEIQSKFDKLSAICRSQRQELQELKQELASRTPSPNTITDSSKDEISPPPIEGTVWELEKGLVHNTSPIPDQKPWKAAKLPVATSTNNNNNSSSISKSVRTRNDSSALNNNNTKRGQESWGFGTESSFTALPGGSPNLSKQHIIKDSNNSQRSSESKKPESSSLAASSQPAGWAGF, from the exons ATGTGGAGACTCAAACAGTTCATGCCAAAGGAACAAACAGGACTTGAAGGCAGGACCATTGACATTGGTAATCTGAAAGTTCATGTCCGCAATGCTATTGCTGAAGGTGGGTTCTCTTGTGTTTACCTAGCTCGAGATGCACTACATGGTTCAAAACAATATGCCTTAAAGCACATCATATGCAATGATGATGAATCGTTGGATCTTgtgaagaaagaaataaatacgATGAAATCTCTCAGAGGACACCCAAACATTGTTACCCTATGTTCTTATACCATTTTGGACATGGGGAGGACAAAAGAAGCACTTCTTGTGATGGAGTATTGCGAGAAGTCCTTGGTCAATGTATTAGAAAGCAGAGGAGCTGGGTATTTTGAGGAGAAACAGATTTTCATCATGTTTAGGGATATCTGCAATGCCGTCTTCGCAATGCACTGCCTATCTCCACCTATTGCTCACAG AGACTTGAAGGCTGAAAATCTTCTGCTGGGTCCTGATGGATTGTGGAAACTATGTGATTTCGGAAGTATATCCACCAATCATAAGCGGTTTGAAAAGCCTGAAGAAATGGGCATTGAAGAAGATAACATCCGCAAGCACACAACCCCTGCCTATAGAGCTCCCGAG ATGTGGGATCTATTCCGGAGAGAGCTTATAAATGAAAAGGTTGATATTTGG GCTCTTGGGTGTCTCCTATTTCGTATATGCTACTTCAAGTTGGCATTTGATGGGGAATCAAAGCTACAAATTTTGAATGGGAATTATCGGGTTCCAGATTTACCAAAGTACAGTACTTCCATCACGGGCTTGATTAGAGACCTTCTGCAATCATCACCAGATGCCAGACCAGATATCACGCAG GTATGGTTTCGTGTTAACAACTTATTGCCAGAAGGACTACAGAAGTCATTGCCTGATAGAACACCGGAAGTGAACAAGCCAGCTACTGAGATGCATGAAG GTTCTCCAAACAACACTACTCATAAGAGTCAACAGCCAATGCCTAGAAGAAGTCCACCTCCCCCACCATCATCTTCAGTTAACACCGGTGGAAGTGGAGGACAGCTAGGAGCTTTCTGGGTAACAGATCATGCAAAGGAATTAAACATAACTGACGACAACAGTAAGCCCAAATTCGACGAAGATCAGATAATTCCAAAATGGGATGCTTTCCCTCAAACAGTTATCAACCCAAATGTGCAATTGCAAGAAGATGGTCTTTCCAAAAAAGAATTCGAAGCAAAACATTTCAACATCATGAAATCAGGGAAAGAGGAAGAGTTAGAAGTTGAGATTGAGAAACTGAAGAAACAGCTTAAACAAGCTTATGCGGACAAGGATGAGATTCAATCGAAGTTTGACAAGTTATCAGCTATATGCCGTTCGCAGAGGCAAGAGTTGCAGGAGCTTAAACAAGAGCTAGCCAGTCGAACTCCTTCTCCAAATACAATAACTGATTCTTCCAAAGATGAAATATCACCGCCTCCG ATTGAAGGTACGGTTTGGGAACTCGAAAAAGGATTAGTTCATAACACTTCACCGATTCCTGACCAGAAGCCATGGAAAGCGGCAAAGTTGCCCGTCGCCACTtcaacaaacaataataataatagtagtagTATTTCCAAATCCGTGAGGACTAGGAACGACAGTAGTgctcttaataataataatactaaaagGGGACAAGAATCGTGGGGATTTGGAACAGAATCGTCCTTTACTGCTTTACCAGGTGGATCGCCAAATCTCTCAAAGCAGCATATTATTAAGGATTCAAACAATTCTCAACGATCTAGCGAATCAAAGAAACCCGAAAGTAGCAGTTTGGCAGCTTCTTCACAACCAGCTGGGTGGGCTGGTTTCTAA
- the LOC124939734 gene encoding myb family transcription factor PHL5-like encodes MKVQEQNYCSQDHSSYDDKLPKFKENRNHQSPNSSFFAGVDSIEQNFSNFLHKDTLQSLVGAAAVTYHSLAQRKSPEISSSKKPSRIKWTQEMHQRFVECVNKLGGSERNNSESTISTSFTSQEHDPKRDMSIMEALRLQVDVQKNLYAQLEIQKQLQLRIEEQGRLLKMMMNQQTKTNYELDKYADSEQVHREM; translated from the exons ATGAAGGTCCAAGAACAGAATTATTGTTCACAAGATCACTCTTCATATGATGATAAACTCCCTAAGTTCAAGGAGAATCGAAATCATCAATCCCCAAACTCCTCATTCTTCGCGGGTGTTGATTCGATTGAACAAAATTTCAGCAACTTTCTTCACAAGGATACATTGCAGTCGCTTGTTGGAGCTGCTGCc GTTACTTACCATTCGTTAGCACAAAGAAAATCGCCTGAGATTTCGTCTAGTAAAAAGCCTAGTAGAATCAAGTGGACACAAGAAATGCATCAACGGTTTGTCGAGTGCGTTAATAAGCTTGGAGGGTCTGAAA GAAATAATTCTGAGAGTACTATTTCCACAAGTTTTACTTCACAAGAGCATGATCCAAAGCG GGACATGTCGATAATGGAGGCATTGAGATTACAAGTAGATGTTCAAAAGAATCTCTATGCACAACTAGag ATTCAAAAACAACTACAACTAAGGATTGAAGAGCAAGGAAGGTTACTCAAGATGATGATGAATCAACAAACAAAAACTAATTATGAACTCGACAAATATGCAGATTCAGAACAAGTCCACCGAGAAAtgtaa